Proteins encoded in a region of the Diospyros lotus cultivar Yz01 chromosome 9, ASM1463336v1, whole genome shotgun sequence genome:
- the LOC127810564 gene encoding GDP-L-galactose phosphorylase 1-like, with protein MLTIKRVPTVVSNYQDEDHSEDDLVVDSQTRALGCGRNCVGKCCLPGSKLPLYAFRKDKDGAIGNCNHSFSREGCPTAFLNNLLLGQWEERMTQGLFRYDVTTCETKIIPGKYGFIAQLNEGRHLKKRPTEFRVDQVLQPFDESKFNFTKVGQEEVLFRFEQSNDNNSHFFPNALISADSNSPNIIAINVSPIEYGHVLLIPRVLDCLPQKIDNESFLLALHLAREAAEPAFRLGYNSLGAFATINHLHFQAYYLAVPFPVEKAPTEKLMTGKKLSDSGVTVSQLLNYPVLGLVLEGGIKLTDLANAAANSCIHLEKNNIPFNILIADCGKKIFLFPQCYAKKQACGEVSEELLDTQVNPAVWEISGHMVLKRRKDYDDASEENAWKLLAQVSLSSERFEEVMAHILEAACIAEAGSDGTTVNEEESSHEAHPAYVASRLHQDCMVLH; from the exons ATGTTGACCATAAAAAGGGTCCCGACGGTTGTTTCCAACTACCAGGACGAGGATCACTCTGAAGATGACCTGGTCGTCGATTCTCAGACCAGAGCCCTCGGTTGTGGCCGCAATTGCGTCGGCAAGTGTTGTTTACCTG GTTCTAAGCTTCCTCTGTATGCATTCAGGAAAGACAAAGATGGGGCAATTGGTAACTGTAATCATAGTTTCTCTCGTGAAGGATGTCCAACAGCTTTCCTGAACAATTTGTTACTGGGGCAGTGGGAGGAAAGAATGACCCAAGGATTATTTCGTTATGATGTGACCACCTGTGAGACAAAAATTATTCCTGGGAAGTATGGTTTTATTGCACAACTTAATGAGGGTCGCCACCTGAAAAAGAGGCCCACTGAGTTTCGTGTTGATCAGGTTCTTCAACCTTTTGATGAGAGCAAGTTCAACTTCACCAAAGTTGGCCAGGAAGAAGTACTTTTCAGATTTGAACAGAGCAATGACAACAATTCCCATTTCTTTCCCAACGCGCTAATCAGTGCTGATTCAAACTCACCAAATATCATTGCTATTAAT GTGAGCCCTATTGAGTATGGACATGTGCTTTTGATTCCCCGTGTTCTTGACTGCCTCCCACAAAAGATTGACAATGAAAGCTTCTTGCTTGCCTTACATTTGGCTAGAGAAGCTGCAGAACCGGCCTTCAGATTGGGTTACAACAGTTTGGGTGCCTTTGCAACCATTAATCATCTTCATTTTCAG GCATATTACTTAGCTGTACCCTTTCCAGTTGAAAAGGCCCCTACTGAAAAGTTAATGACTGGCAAGAAGCTGTCAGATAGTGGAGTGACAGTTTCACAATTGTTGAATTATCCTGTGCTCGGTCTTGTGCTCGAGGGTGGAATTAAGCTGACTGACTTGGCCAATGCAGCTGCTAATTCCTGCATTCATCTTGAAAAGAATAACATTCCTTTTAATATTCTGATTGCTGACTGTGGGAAAAAGATCTTCCTGTTCCCTCAG TGTTATGCAAAGAAACAAGCATGTGGAGAAGTAAGTGAGGAACTTCTGGACACACAAGTGAATCCTGCTGTATGGGAAATCAGCGGTCATATGGTACTGAAGAGAAGGAAGGATTACGACGATGCATCAGAGGAGAATGCCTGGAAACTTCTTGCCCAGGTTTCCCTGTCGTCGGAGAGGTTTGAAGAGGTGATGGCCCATATCCTGGAAGCAGCCTGTATAGCAGAGGCCGGATCTGATGGGACCACTGTCAACGAGGAGGAATCCAGTCACGAGGCTCATCCGGCCTATGTTGCCTCCCGTTTACATCAAGATTGTATGGTTCTGCATTGA
- the LOC127809416 gene encoding probable calcium-binding protein CML23 — MARSSVAVKHSVTSLGDVEEVEKVFNKFDANGDGRISAVELREVLKALGSDASAEEVGQVMSEIDKDGDGFIDLKEFTEFHMKRPSDGDECSSKELRDAFDLYDRDRNGLISARELHAVLKNLGEKCSLKDCSRMISSVDEDGDGCVNFEEFKKMMKA; from the coding sequence ATGGCGAGAAGTTCGGTTGCCGTTAAACACTCCGTCACGTCGCTAGGGGACGTGGAGGAAGTGGAGAAGGTGTTCAACAAGTTCGATGCCAACGGCGACGGGAGAATCTCCGCCGTCGAGCTGAGAGAGGTGCTGAAGGCGCTCGGATCCGACGCGTCGGCGGAGGAGGTTGGGCAGGTGATGTCCGAGATCGATAAGGACGGGGACGGCTTCATCGATCTGAAGGAGTTCACTGAATTCCACATGAAGCGCCCGTCGGACGGCGACGAGTGCAGCAGCAAGGAGCTGCGCGACGCGTTCGACTTGTACGATCGCGACAGGAACGGCTTGATATCGGCGCGCGAGTTGCACGCGGTGCTGAAGAACTTGGGAGAGAAGTGCTCGCTGAAGGACTGTTCTCGGATGATCAGCTCCGTCGACGAGGACGGCGATGGATGCGTTAACTTCGAAGAGtttaagaagatgatgaaggcGTGA